A part of Paenibacillus sp. IHBB 10380 genomic DNA contains:
- a CDS encoding FHA domain-containing protein, translating into MSLTRCANGHMFSTRKHGNTCPYCNITVEATPKGEPRRQAPVDAEEKTMPYLGETMSIHPVTGWLVCIEGPQMGQDYRVMSEKNFIGRAEEMHIRILGDNTISRRNHAVIVYDPKKRNFYLLPGDASGLAYHNNEAVYSPAELAAYDLIQLGHSKFIFIPLCGAHFEWENN; encoded by the coding sequence ATGAGCTTGACAAGATGCGCCAACGGACACATGTTCAGCACAAGAAAGCATGGTAATACGTGCCCCTACTGCAACATTACGGTAGAGGCTACGCCGAAGGGAGAGCCGAGAAGGCAGGCTCCAGTAGATGCAGAAGAGAAGACGATGCCCTATCTAGGGGAAACCATGAGTATTCATCCCGTTACGGGTTGGCTGGTTTGTATTGAGGGACCTCAGATGGGTCAAGATTATCGGGTAATGTCAGAGAAGAATTTCATTGGACGCGCGGAGGAAATGCATATTCGTATTCTCGGAGACAATACCATTTCTCGTAGAAATCATGCTGTTATCGTCTATGATCCGAAGAAACGGAATTTCTATCTGCTTCCAGGGGATGCTTCAGGACTAGCCTATCATAATAACGAAGCAGTCTATTCACCTGCCGAGCTGGCGGCATATGATTTAATTCAACTGGGGCACAGTAAATTCATCTTCATTCCTCTGTGCGGCGCTCATTTCGAATGGGAAAACAATTGA
- a CDS encoding J domain-containing protein encodes MTNYYQILGVGRDAQAVEIKQAYRQLAKRYHPDTNQGSEEAAQRFKQIHEAYEVLSKESSRQAYDAKSASANSQNTHQRKNAQSESTGRSKTNPTAFNAEQMRKQFDQFFGYQDKSKEGSSQSKKEENSKNPLDTSAIFDRYFGTKRK; translated from the coding sequence GTGACTAATTATTATCAAATTCTCGGTGTTGGTCGGGATGCACAAGCAGTAGAGATCAAACAAGCCTACCGACAATTAGCCAAGCGATACCATCCAGATACGAATCAGGGCAGTGAAGAGGCTGCACAACGATTCAAACAGATCCATGAAGCATATGAGGTTCTGAGTAAGGAGTCCTCAAGACAGGCATATGATGCTAAGTCAGCTAGTGCGAATAGTCAGAACACACATCAACGTAAGAATGCACAAAGTGAATCAACGGGTAGGTCGAAGACGAACCCCACAGCATTTAACGCCGAACAAATGCGTAAACAGTTTGATCAGTTTTTTGGATATCAAGATAAGTCGAAGGAAGGGTCTTCTCAATCTAAAAAAGAAGAGAACTCCAAAAATCCACTCGATACTTCTGCCATATTCGATCGTTATTTTGGAACGAAAAGAAAATAA
- a CDS encoding FHA domain-containing protein → MKARKSVWIIVIDVIMYGIIAGIILYTLLHPEDQILKISVTVGAAFFIGAILLQRLTRKTSRTVENQVVKLVLLDDDGERMKEWYIEGETSLLIGKNSQRGEVDIDLSECEYASLISSEHAVLNRAGARWYIEDMESNSGTGIRQAGTSTASKLVVEEPLQIGAGDLIYIANTRLLVK, encoded by the coding sequence ATGAAGGCGCGTAAATCCGTGTGGATTATAGTGATTGATGTGATCATGTACGGCATTATAGCCGGCATTATTCTTTACACTTTATTACACCCTGAGGATCAAATATTGAAAATTTCAGTCACCGTGGGAGCGGCCTTTTTTATAGGTGCAATCCTATTGCAACGCTTGACTAGAAAGACTTCACGTACTGTAGAGAATCAGGTCGTGAAGTTGGTTCTATTAGATGACGATGGAGAACGTATGAAGGAATGGTACATCGAAGGAGAGACATCGTTACTCATTGGAAAAAACAGTCAACGCGGTGAAGTTGATATAGATTTATCGGAATGTGAATATGCGTCACTCATTAGTTCAGAGCATGCGGTACTGAACCGAGCGGGTGCACGGTGGTACATTGAGGATATGGAATCCAATAGTGGGACGGGTATTAGACAAGCGGGAACAAGTACCGCTAGTAAGTTGGTTGTTGAAGAGCCGCTACAGATTGGAGCGGGAGATTTGATCTATATCGCCAACACGCGACTGCTAGTGAAATAA